A genomic window from Streptomyces sp. NBC_00234 includes:
- a CDS encoding xanthine dehydrogenase family protein molybdopterin-binding subunit, translating to MALHPRAASVPAGTPTKITQGSNTRGGIGESTLRPDGTLKVTGEFAYSSDMWHEDMLWGHTLRSTVAHAEIRSIDIGEAVAMPGVYAVLTYDDLPAAVKNYGLEIQDTPVLAHGKVRHHGEPVALVAADHPETARRAAAKIKIDYVELPVITDEASATAPDAILVHEGRDDHHIGHVPHPNIVHRQPIVRGDAEAAAKRADVIVRGEYTFGMQDQAFLGPESGLAVPSEDGGVELYVATQWLHSDLKQIAPVLGLPEDKVRMTLSGVGGAFGGREDLSMQIHACLLALRTGKPVKIVYNRFESFFGHVHRHPAKLSYEHGATKDGKLTHMKCRIVLDGGAYASASPAVVGNASSLSVGPYVVENVDIEAIALYSNNPPCGAMRGFGAVQACFAYEAQMDKLAAKLDMDPVEFRQLNAMEQGTLLPTGQPCDSPAPVAELLRRVKSRPLPPERQWLAVDAGGSTVDVRALPGGLSNTTHGEGVVRGVGYAVGIKNVGFSEGFDDYSTARVRMEVINGEPVATVHTAMAEVGQGGVTVHAQIARTELGVNQVTIQPADTKVGSAGSTSASRQTYVTGGAVKNSCEAVREKVLELGSRKFGTYHPAWATAELLLEGGKVVTDGGEVLADVVDVLEDEAIDIELEWRHRPTEAFDLRTGQGNGHVQYSFAAHRAVVEVDTELGLVKVIELACAQDVGKALNPLSVVGQIQGGTLQGMGIAVMEEIIVDPKTAKVRNPSFTDYLLPTILDTPTIPVDVLELADDHAPYGLRGVGEAPTLSSTPAVLAAIRNATGLELNRTPVRPEHLTGN from the coding sequence ATGGCGCTGCATCCACGAGCCGCCTCCGTGCCGGCCGGTACCCCCACCAAGATCACCCAGGGCTCGAATACCAGGGGCGGCATCGGCGAGTCCACGCTGCGCCCCGACGGCACCCTGAAGGTCACCGGAGAATTCGCGTACTCCTCGGACATGTGGCACGAGGACATGCTGTGGGGCCACACGCTCCGCTCCACCGTCGCCCACGCCGAGATCCGGTCGATCGACATCGGCGAGGCCGTCGCGATGCCCGGCGTCTACGCCGTGCTCACCTACGACGACCTGCCCGCCGCGGTCAAGAACTACGGCCTGGAGATCCAGGACACCCCGGTCCTCGCCCACGGCAAGGTCAGGCACCACGGTGAGCCGGTGGCGCTCGTCGCCGCCGACCACCCGGAGACCGCCCGTCGCGCCGCCGCGAAGATCAAGATCGACTACGTCGAGCTGCCGGTCATCACGGACGAGGCGTCCGCGACCGCACCCGACGCGATCCTGGTCCACGAGGGCCGTGACGACCACCACATCGGTCACGTCCCGCACCCGAACATCGTCCACCGCCAGCCGATCGTCCGCGGTGACGCCGAAGCCGCCGCGAAGCGCGCCGACGTGATCGTCCGGGGCGAGTACACCTTCGGCATGCAGGACCAGGCGTTCCTCGGCCCGGAGTCCGGCCTCGCCGTGCCCTCCGAGGACGGCGGCGTCGAGCTGTACGTGGCCACCCAGTGGCTGCACTCCGACCTCAAGCAGATCGCCCCGGTCCTCGGACTGCCCGAGGACAAGGTCCGCATGACGCTCTCCGGCGTCGGCGGCGCCTTCGGCGGACGCGAGGACCTGTCGATGCAGATCCACGCCTGCCTGCTCGCGCTCCGCACGGGCAAGCCGGTCAAGATCGTCTACAACCGCTTCGAGTCCTTCTTCGGACACGTCCACCGGCACCCGGCGAAGCTCTCCTACGAGCACGGCGCGACGAAGGACGGCAAGCTCACGCACATGAAGTGCCGGATCGTCCTGGACGGTGGCGCCTACGCGTCGGCCTCCCCGGCGGTCGTCGGCAACGCCTCCTCGCTCTCGGTCGGTCCGTACGTCGTCGAGAACGTCGACATCGAGGCGATCGCGCTCTACTCCAACAACCCGCCCTGCGGTGCCATGCGCGGCTTCGGCGCCGTCCAGGCGTGCTTCGCGTACGAGGCGCAGATGGACAAGCTCGCGGCGAAGCTGGACATGGACCCGGTCGAGTTCCGGCAGCTCAACGCCATGGAACAGGGCACCCTCCTGCCGACCGGGCAGCCCTGCGACTCGCCGGCCCCGGTCGCCGAGCTGCTGCGCCGGGTCAAGTCCCGCCCGCTGCCGCCCGAGCGGCAGTGGCTGGCCGTCGACGCCGGAGGCAGCACCGTCGATGTGCGCGCCCTGCCCGGCGGGCTGTCGAACACCACCCACGGCGAAGGCGTCGTACGCGGTGTCGGCTACGCGGTCGGCATCAAGAACGTCGGCTTCTCCGAAGGCTTCGACGACTACTCCACCGCCCGGGTGCGGATGGAGGTCATCAACGGCGAGCCGGTCGCGACCGTGCACACCGCGATGGCCGAGGTCGGACAGGGCGGCGTCACCGTGCACGCCCAGATCGCCCGTACCGAACTCGGTGTCAACCAGGTCACCATCCAGCCGGCCGACACCAAGGTGGGCTCGGCGGGATCGACCTCCGCCTCCCGCCAGACGTACGTCACCGGCGGCGCCGTGAAGAACTCCTGCGAGGCCGTACGGGAGAAGGTGCTGGAGCTCGGCAGCCGCAAGTTCGGTACGTACCACCCGGCCTGGGCCACCGCCGAACTCCTCCTGGAGGGCGGCAAGGTCGTCACCGACGGCGGCGAGGTACTGGCCGACGTGGTCGACGTACTGGAGGACGAGGCGATCGACATCGAGCTGGAGTGGCGCCACCGGCCCACCGAGGCGTTCGATCTGCGGACCGGCCAGGGCAACGGCCACGTCCAGTACTCCTTCGCCGCCCACCGCGCGGTCGTCGAGGTCGACACCGAACTCGGCCTGGTCAAGGTCATCGAACTGGCCTGCGCCCAGGATGTCGGCAAGGCGCTCAACCCGCTCTCCGTCGTCGGGCAGATCCAGGGCGGCACCCTCCAGGGCATGGGCATCGCCGTCATGGAGGAGATCATCGTCGACCCGAAGACCGCGAAGGTGCGCAACCCGTCCTTCACGGACTACCTGCTGCCCACGATCCTCGACACGCCGACCATCCCGGTCGACGTGCTCGAACTCGCCGACGACCACGCCCCGTACGGGCTGCGCGGCGTCGGCGAGGCCCCCACCCTGTCGTCCACCCCGGCCGTCCTCGCGGCGATCCGGAACGCGACGGGCCTCGAGCTCAACAGGACGCCGGTACGACCCGAGCACCTCACCGGCAACTGA